One stretch of Halobacillus litoralis DNA includes these proteins:
- a CDS encoding YslB family protein, translating to MKESTKLTTGNISSLVGTGAGFDLMRYYTLPDFLGKDAPYLLYYMGKNMARQTEISTLDDLYEFFQYMGWGELVLTKEKRKEMIFQLSGHMIEKRLNQKMFEVDFRMECGFMAEIISQISDHTYECFEEKNHKENFVEIKALKG from the coding sequence TTGAAAGAATCTACGAAGCTAACAACCGGCAACATTTCATCGCTTGTAGGGACAGGCGCAGGCTTTGATCTGATGCGTTATTACACCCTCCCCGATTTTTTAGGGAAAGATGCCCCCTACCTCCTTTATTATATGGGGAAAAACATGGCTAGACAGACAGAGATCAGCACCCTGGACGACCTCTATGAGTTTTTCCAATACATGGGCTGGGGAGAACTTGTCTTAACCAAAGAAAAAAGAAAAGAAATGATTTTTCAATTGAGTGGCCATATGATAGAGAAGCGGCTGAACCAGAAGATGTTCGAAGTCGATTTCCGCATGGAGTGTGGGTTCATGGCTGAAATCATCTCCCAAATTAGTGATCATACATATGAATGTTTTGAAGAGAAAAACCACAAAGAAAACTTTGTTGAGATCAAAGCACTAAAAGGATAA